From Deinococcus taeanensis, one genomic window encodes:
- a CDS encoding NAD(P)-dependent oxidoreductase, translated as MEDIRPPERAFQELLPPMTAHEATVEANRCLYCYDAPCLQACPTHIDIPTFIRKIATGNLRGSARTILEANFLGGTCARVCPVQELCEGACVLGADHVPIQIGRLQRHAVDHVHNRSAQLFTAGLPSGHSVAVIGSGPAGLSASAELAKQGHHVTLYEKRELGGGLSTYGIIVLREPVEVALREVQAVQELGVEVVTGRELTSREELDDLLGRHDAVVLALGLGAVPALGVPGEAAILDGLEVIEASKMERPTGIGRRAVIIGAGNTAIDAATIARRSGAQTLMVYRRTEREMTAYRHEYEFALSEGITFSFLTQPVEILHDEGQVTGLRCVRMGLGAPDDSGRARPEPIPGSDFVIPCDTVITAIGQEKPALALTLGLELDRGYIRVDDAMRTSIPRVYAGGDCVRARGNASTVMAVQDGKLIAASLSHALGQHAPPVAPHSPPEVRAHPLYQAVHHATGPEATHG; from the coding sequence ATGGAAGATATCCGCCCCCCCGAACGCGCGTTCCAGGAACTTCTGCCCCCCATGACCGCACACGAGGCGACCGTCGAAGCCAACCGCTGCCTCTACTGCTACGACGCACCCTGCCTTCAGGCGTGCCCCACCCACATCGACATTCCCACCTTCATCCGCAAGATCGCCACCGGCAACCTGCGCGGCTCAGCCCGCACCATTCTGGAAGCAAACTTTCTCGGAGGCACCTGCGCCCGCGTGTGCCCCGTCCAGGAACTCTGCGAGGGAGCCTGCGTCCTGGGCGCAGACCACGTGCCCATCCAGATTGGCCGCCTGCAACGCCACGCCGTCGACCACGTCCACAACCGCAGCGCGCAGCTGTTCACGGCGGGCCTGCCCAGCGGGCACTCGGTCGCGGTCATCGGCAGTGGCCCCGCCGGCCTGAGTGCCAGCGCTGAACTGGCCAAACAGGGCCACCACGTCACCCTGTACGAGAAGCGTGAACTGGGCGGCGGCCTGAGCACCTACGGCATCATCGTGCTGCGCGAACCCGTCGAGGTGGCCCTGCGGGAGGTGCAGGCTGTCCAGGAGCTCGGCGTGGAGGTCGTGACCGGTCGTGAACTGACCAGCCGTGAGGAACTCGACGATCTGCTTGGCCGGCACGACGCCGTGGTGCTTGCCCTGGGCCTCGGCGCTGTGCCTGCACTCGGTGTTCCCGGGGAGGCCGCCATACTCGACGGCCTGGAGGTCATTGAGGCCAGCAAGATGGAACGTCCCACCGGCATCGGCCGCCGCGCGGTGATCATCGGCGCTGGCAACACCGCCATAGACGCCGCCACCATCGCCCGGCGCAGCGGCGCGCAGACCCTGATGGTGTACCGCCGCACAGAACGCGAGATGACCGCCTACCGCCACGAGTACGAGTTCGCGCTGAGCGAGGGCATCACCTTCAGTTTCCTGACCCAGCCTGTCGAGATCCTGCACGACGAAGGGCAGGTGACGGGCCTGCGGTGCGTGCGCATGGGGCTGGGTGCCCCGGACGACAGTGGCCGCGCCCGCCCCGAACCCATTCCCGGCAGTGACTTCGTGATTCCGTGTGACACCGTCATCACCGCCATCGGGCAGGAGAAACCCGCGCTGGCGCTCACGCTGGGACTCGAGCTCGACCGCGGCTACATCCGCGTGGACGACGCGATGCGCACCAGCATTCCCCGCGTGTATGCCGGCGGGGACTGCGTGCGGGCCCGTGGGAACGCCAGCACCGTCATGGCCGTGCAGGACGGCAAACTGATCGCTGCGAGTCTCAGCCACGCGCTGGGGCAGCACGCCCCGCCGGTCGCGCCTCACAGCCCACCGGAAGTTCGCGCTCATCCCCTTTACCAGGCTGTACATCATGCGACCGGTCCGGAGGCCACCCATGGCTGA
- the preA gene encoding NAD-dependent dihydropyrimidine dehydrogenase subunit PreA has product MADLSINFAGIRAPNPFWLASAPPTNSGAQIHRAFEYGWGGAVWKTIGAPVLNISNRYGGLSLGGQRLLAINNVELISDRPLEVNLREIAEVKRLWPDRAVIVSAMVDADPQAWRDIVMMIEDTGADGIELNYGCPQGMSERGMGAAVGQVPEMCELNTHWVTSVTRLPVIVKLTPNITRITDPAHAALAGGATALSLINTINSIMKVDLDTLLITPSIGGRGTHGGYAGPAVKPIALNMLADLMTDPQVRSSGVPISGMGGIQTWRDAAEFLLLGASSLQVCTAAMHYGYRIIEDLTDGLSNWMDDHGFATIADVTGRALPQVSTFGQLDLSYQAVARINPDKCIQCNLCYVACNDTAHQCIDLISPDGVRVDPGFDPRANGREVTVTRPVPQVRESDCVGCALCANVCPVDGCIEMVSVPSGRQSVTWDQLSAQQPAVTQQWGAMEDYRAATGIEIH; this is encoded by the coding sequence ATGGCTGATCTGAGCATCAATTTTGCGGGCATCCGCGCGCCCAATCCCTTCTGGCTGGCGTCCGCGCCGCCCACGAACAGCGGCGCGCAGATTCACCGGGCGTTCGAGTACGGCTGGGGCGGCGCCGTGTGGAAGACCATCGGCGCGCCGGTCCTGAACATCAGCAACCGGTACGGCGGCCTGTCCCTGGGCGGGCAGCGTCTGCTGGCGATCAACAACGTGGAACTGATCAGCGACCGCCCGCTGGAGGTCAATCTCCGGGAGATCGCTGAAGTCAAGCGGTTGTGGCCGGACCGGGCCGTGATCGTCTCAGCGATGGTGGATGCCGACCCGCAGGCGTGGCGTGACATCGTCATGATGATCGAGGACACCGGCGCAGACGGCATAGAACTGAACTACGGGTGTCCGCAGGGCATGAGTGAACGCGGCATGGGCGCCGCGGTCGGGCAGGTGCCCGAAATGTGCGAACTGAACACGCACTGGGTAACCAGCGTCACGCGGCTGCCGGTGATCGTGAAACTCACGCCGAACATCACACGCATCACTGACCCCGCGCACGCCGCCCTCGCCGGCGGCGCCACGGCGCTGTCGCTCATCAACACCATCAACTCGATCATGAAGGTGGACCTCGACACGCTGCTGATCACCCCCAGCATCGGCGGACGAGGCACACACGGCGGGTACGCCGGCCCGGCCGTCAAGCCCATCGCCCTGAACATGCTCGCCGACCTGATGACCGACCCGCAGGTCCGGTCGAGCGGCGTGCCGATCAGCGGCATGGGGGGCATCCAGACGTGGCGTGACGCCGCGGAGTTCCTCCTGCTTGGCGCCAGCAGCCTGCAGGTGTGCACGGCCGCCATGCACTACGGCTACCGCATCATTGAGGACCTCACGGACGGCCTGAGCAACTGGATGGACGACCATGGATTCGCCACGATCGCCGACGTCACGGGCCGCGCCCTGCCGCAGGTCAGCACCTTCGGGCAGCTGGACCTGAGCTACCAGGCGGTGGCGCGGATCAACCCCGACAAGTGCATTCAGTGCAACCTCTGTTACGTCGCCTGCAACGACACGGCCCATCAGTGCATTGACCTGATCAGCCCGGACGGCGTGCGCGTCGATCCTGGCTTCGATCCCCGCGCGAACGGCCGTGAAGTTACCGTGACGCGCCCGGTTCCGCAGGTACGGGAAAGTGACTGCGTCGGGTGCGCCCTGTGCGCCAACGTGTGCCCGGTGGACGGCTGCATCGAGATGGTCAGCGTGCCCAGCGGCCGCCAGAGCGTCACCTGGGACCAGCTCAGCGCGCAGCAGCCGGCCGTGACCCAGCAATGGGGCGCCATGGAGGACTACCGCGCCGCCACCGGCATTGAGATTCACTGA
- the hydA gene encoding dihydropyrimidinase: MTLLIQNGEIVSDGRRFRADVLVEGDTITQIGEGLPVPPAATVIDASGKFVFPGFIDPHVHIHLPFMGTFAKDTHATGSQAALIGGTTTFIEMLAPAGNEKLSDGWRTWTDMAAGRSACDYSFHIGVTRWDDETEATLRELVGQGMKSFKVFLAYKGAFGIDDHALFQVCRLAAELGVVVTAHCENADLVAELQRKLLAEGKTGPEWHEPSRPESVEAEGTAHFATFVEMTGAHGYVVHLSNARALQAALDARARGVNLNVEVVIPHLTLDRTYAERPGVEGAKYVMSPPLRDRSNLPRLWQALERGEIDTVATDHCPFDVAQKHMGDSDFTRIPNGIPALEDRVNVLYTYGVSRGNLSVERFVDAASTRAAQIFGLYPRKGTVSVGSDADLVIYDPAYRGTISAASSHMNNDYSGFEGWEIDGRPDLVTVRGQVAVQGGAFVGDPARGQLLRR, from the coding sequence ATGACGCTACTGATTCAGAACGGGGAGATTGTGTCCGACGGCCGGCGGTTCAGGGCAGACGTTCTTGTGGAGGGGGACACGATCACGCAGATCGGCGAGGGTCTGCCCGTGCCGCCGGCCGCCACGGTGATTGATGCGAGCGGCAAATTCGTGTTTCCGGGATTCATCGACCCGCACGTGCACATCCACCTGCCGTTCATGGGGACCTTCGCGAAGGACACGCACGCGACCGGCTCTCAGGCGGCCCTGATCGGCGGAACGACCACCTTCATCGAGATGCTCGCCCCGGCCGGAAACGAGAAACTTTCAGACGGATGGCGGACCTGGACGGACATGGCGGCCGGCCGCAGTGCCTGCGACTACTCCTTTCATATCGGCGTGACCCGCTGGGACGACGAGACTGAAGCGACCCTGCGCGAACTGGTGGGGCAGGGCATGAAGTCATTCAAGGTGTTCCTGGCCTACAAAGGCGCGTTCGGCATCGATGACCACGCGCTGTTCCAGGTGTGCCGGCTGGCGGCCGAGCTGGGCGTGGTCGTCACGGCCCACTGCGAAAATGCCGATCTCGTCGCGGAACTGCAGCGCAAGCTGCTGGCCGAGGGCAAAACCGGTCCGGAGTGGCACGAGCCGAGCCGCCCGGAAAGCGTAGAGGCCGAAGGCACCGCGCACTTCGCGACGTTCGTGGAGATGACCGGCGCGCACGGGTACGTGGTGCACCTCAGCAACGCCCGCGCGCTGCAGGCCGCCCTGGACGCCCGCGCGCGCGGCGTGAACCTGAACGTGGAGGTCGTGATTCCACACCTGACACTGGACCGCACGTACGCCGAGCGGCCCGGCGTGGAGGGCGCAAAGTACGTGATGTCCCCACCGCTGCGCGACCGCAGCAACCTCCCCCGGCTGTGGCAGGCGCTTGAACGCGGGGAGATTGACACGGTCGCCACCGACCACTGTCCGTTCGACGTGGCGCAGAAACACATGGGGGACAGTGACTTCACGAGGATTCCCAACGGGATTCCCGCACTGGAGGACCGCGTGAACGTGCTGTACACGTACGGCGTGAGCCGCGGGAACCTCAGCGTGGAACGCTTCGTGGACGCGGCGAGCACCCGCGCCGCGCAGATCTTCGGCCTGTACCCCCGCAAAGGCACCGTCAGTGTCGGCAGTGACGCGGACCTCGTGATCTACGACCCGGCCTACCGCGGCACCATCAGCGCCGCAAGCAGCCACATGAACAACGATTACAGCGGCTTCGAAGGCTGGGAGATTGACGGCCGCCCCGACCTCGTGACCGTGCGCGGTCAGGTGGCCGTGCAGGGCGGCGCGTTCGTGGGCGACCCGGCGCGCGGCCAGCTGCTGCGCCGCTGA
- a CDS encoding ABC transporter ATP-binding protein translates to MTHPTPHPAPPAAPSAAPIVSIRDLQKVFPVPGGQTVALQDANLNVERGEFISLIGPSGCGKTTLLRLMADLEQPTAGELRVAGLSADAARRERQYGYVFQAPALMEWRTVLKNVLLPLEVMNVPGDRVARAREMLRLVGLENFERNYPWQLSGGMQQRVSIARALAFDPPLLFMDEPFGALDEITREKLNLELLRLWRETGKTVIFVTHSIPEAVFLSTRVVVMTARPGRIEGVVNIDLPHPRSDDTRENPRFFTLATEIRELLKKGHA, encoded by the coding sequence GTGACGCACCCCACGCCCCACCCCGCCCCGCCTGCCGCGCCGAGCGCCGCGCCCATCGTGTCCATCCGTGACCTGCAGAAGGTGTTCCCCGTTCCGGGCGGTCAGACCGTGGCCCTGCAGGACGCGAACCTCAACGTTGAACGCGGGGAGTTCATCAGCCTGATCGGCCCGAGCGGCTGCGGGAAGACCACCCTGCTGCGCCTGATGGCCGACCTGGAGCAGCCCACCGCCGGTGAACTGCGCGTCGCGGGCCTCAGCGCCGACGCCGCCCGGCGCGAACGGCAGTACGGCTATGTGTTCCAGGCGCCGGCCCTGATGGAGTGGCGCACCGTTCTGAAAAACGTCCTGCTGCCCCTGGAGGTCATGAACGTACCGGGTGACCGTGTGGCGCGCGCCCGGGAGATGCTGCGCCTCGTGGGCCTGGAGAACTTCGAGCGGAACTACCCGTGGCAGCTCTCCGGCGGCATGCAGCAGCGCGTGAGTATCGCCCGCGCGCTGGCCTTCGACCCGCCCCTGCTGTTCATGGATGAACCCTTCGGCGCCCTGGACGAGATCACCCGTGAGAAACTGAACCTGGAACTGCTGCGCCTGTGGCGCGAAACCGGCAAAACCGTCATTTTCGTGACGCACTCCATTCCAGAGGCGGTGTTCCTGAGTACCCGTGTGGTTGTCATGACCGCCCGCCCCGGCCGGATCGAGGGCGTCGTGAACATCGACCTGCCCCACCCGCGCAGCGACGACACGCGCGAGAACCCGCGCTTCTTCACGCTGGCCACTGAGATCCGCGAACTGCTCAAAAAAGGACACGCGTGA
- a CDS encoding ABC transporter permease — MLIVALIFALLYWPLMLAANVGPAQRTLASGAELECRTALACATQLRNPVLPAPAQLSQGFVRLSTPVTSPLALPFNVGVTAGETLLGLLLATVTGVGLALLLVASRAFERATLPWLVASQTVPVVAIAPMLAVLLGQYGVQGFLPKAIIAAYIAFFPVAVGMSRGLRSAEPLHLDLMRTYHASGAQTFRLLRFPASLPHLFTALKVAVTSALVGSIVAEISTISFAGLGKMLAENSRASDTVALWVIMAYGALLGVALVALVNAAEQWVTPWTRR, encoded by the coding sequence ATGCTGATCGTGGCCCTGATCTTCGCGCTGCTGTACTGGCCGTTGATGCTCGCCGCGAACGTGGGCCCCGCCCAGCGGACCCTGGCCAGCGGCGCCGAACTGGAGTGCCGCACGGCCCTGGCCTGCGCCACACAATTGCGCAACCCGGTTCTGCCCGCCCCCGCGCAGCTCTCACAGGGCTTCGTGCGGCTCAGCACCCCCGTCACCTCGCCGCTGGCCCTGCCCTTCAATGTGGGCGTCACGGCCGGAGAGACCCTGCTGGGCCTGCTGCTGGCCACCGTCACGGGCGTGGGGCTGGCCCTGCTGCTGGTCGCCAGCCGGGCGTTCGAGCGGGCCACGCTGCCGTGGCTGGTCGCCTCGCAGACCGTGCCGGTCGTGGCGATTGCCCCCATGCTGGCCGTGCTGCTCGGCCAGTACGGCGTGCAGGGGTTCCTGCCCAAGGCGATCATTGCGGCGTACATCGCGTTCTTCCCGGTGGCGGTCGGCATGAGCCGCGGGCTGCGCAGCGCCGAGCCCCTGCACCTGGACCTGATGCGGACCTACCACGCCAGCGGCGCGCAGACGTTCCGGCTGCTGCGGTTTCCGGCCAGTCTCCCGCACCTCTTCACCGCGCTGAAAGTGGCTGTGACGTCCGCCCTGGTGGGCAGTATCGTCGCGGAAATCAGCACCATCTCCTTTGCGGGGCTGGGCAAGATGCTCGCTGAGAATTCCCGCGCCAGCGACACGGTCGCGCTGTGGGTGATCATGGCCTACGGCGCGCTGCTGGGCGTCGCCCTGGTGGCCCTGGTGAACGCCGCGGAACAGTGGGTGACGCCATGGACCAGGCGATGA
- a CDS encoding ABC transporter permease — MDQAMTAPALTRPRARGAVLTAALLLAAALGLLLLSAALPAPGEGAAPAARPWALGTLALLIVGALGVRGAAQGESRAARILPAAFTLLLGVLATEALLRAYAVPAGLIPTPSRVLAALWTARRVLLQDTLTTFVLEALLGFVAGTVLGLALALLVVRFRFLERGLLPYAALFSSIPIVALAPVIVKAVGLDWPSKTVVVGVTVLFPVVVGAVRGLQSASRLHLDLMHTYAASPAQTFRDVRVPAALPFVFGALKVASTLALISAIVAEFFGTNGHGLGFRIQIEVGRFGLDIVWAAIILASVAGIAFFSLVSAAEARLLPRR, encoded by the coding sequence ATGGACCAGGCGATGACAGCGCCGGCCCTGACCCGCCCCCGGGCGCGCGGGGCCGTCCTGACGGCGGCCCTGCTGCTCGCCGCGGCGCTCGGCCTGCTCCTGCTCAGCGCCGCGCTGCCCGCTCCGGGTGAGGGCGCGGCCCCTGCGGCGCGTCCATGGGCGCTGGGGACACTGGCGCTGCTGATCGTGGGCGCTCTGGGGGTGCGCGGCGCGGCGCAGGGCGAAAGCCGCGCCGCGCGGATCCTTCCAGCGGCGTTCACGCTGCTGCTGGGGGTCCTGGCGACCGAGGCGCTGCTGCGCGCCTACGCCGTCCCGGCCGGTCTGATCCCCACCCCCAGCCGCGTGCTGGCCGCCTTGTGGACTGCGCGGCGGGTGCTGCTTCAGGACACCCTGACGACGTTCGTGCTGGAAGCCCTGCTGGGCTTCGTGGCCGGCACGGTGCTGGGGCTCGCGCTGGCCCTGCTGGTCGTGCGCTTCCGCTTCCTCGAGCGCGGCCTGCTGCCCTACGCGGCGCTGTTCTCCTCAATTCCCATCGTGGCGCTCGCGCCGGTCATCGTGAAGGCCGTCGGGCTGGACTGGCCGAGCAAAACCGTCGTTGTGGGCGTCACGGTCCTGTTCCCTGTGGTGGTGGGCGCGGTGCGGGGCCTCCAGAGCGCGTCCCGCCTTCACCTGGACCTGATGCACACCTACGCCGCCAGTCCTGCGCAGACCTTCCGGGACGTGCGGGTCCCTGCCGCCCTGCCCTTCGTATTCGGCGCACTGAAAGTTGCCAGTACCCTCGCGCTCATATCCGCCATCGTCGCTGAGTTCTTCGGCACGAACGGACACGGCCTGGGCTTCCGCATTCAGATCGAGGTGGGCCGCTTCGGCCTGGACATCGTCTGGGCCGCCATCATCCTGGCATCCGTTGCCGGCATTGCCTTCTTCTCGCTGGTGAGCGCCGCCGAGGCCCGCCTGCTGCCGCGCCGCTGA
- a CDS encoding ABC transporter substrate-binding protein: MKRTTASRTTALAALLLTLPAAPAAAQTSPKPVPVKVQLKWFPQAQFAGFFVAQAKGYYRAEGLDVQFLPTGDQSPIQTVATGTADFGTTWITDLLTARQQGIPVVHIAQLFQKSGYTLVALKSSNLKAPADFKGKRVGVWPSGNEYPAVALLKKYGLTTSLDSSVSNPSVQAVTYPFDPSIVFPDKVDLVSAMTYNEVDQIVGLGYPLDKLQIFHASDYGINLLEDLMFTTERTLSNRNFKGSGQSGEDIAAKLVRATLKGWNYAVKNQKEAVQIVLVNCGNTCKGSGTRSSAASHQTWQMAEVAKLYSAGPTLKGRAGYLDPATYQANVSLLKNLGLLKSDPSAAAVTYKVWEKATGKK, from the coding sequence ATGAAACGCACCACTGCTTCCCGTACGACTGCTCTGGCCGCCCTGCTGCTCACCCTGCCTGCCGCCCCCGCCGCCGCCCAGACCAGCCCGAAACCCGTGCCGGTGAAGGTGCAGCTCAAGTGGTTCCCGCAGGCGCAGTTCGCCGGGTTTTTCGTCGCGCAGGCCAAAGGCTACTACCGCGCCGAGGGCCTGGACGTGCAGTTCCTGCCCACCGGCGACCAAAGCCCGATCCAGACGGTCGCCACCGGCACTGCCGACTTCGGCACCACCTGGATCACAGACCTGCTGACCGCCCGGCAGCAGGGCATTCCGGTGGTGCACATCGCGCAGCTGTTCCAGAAGAGCGGCTATACCCTCGTCGCGCTGAAAAGCAGCAACCTGAAAGCCCCCGCTGATTTCAAAGGCAAACGCGTGGGGGTGTGGCCCAGCGGCAACGAGTACCCGGCCGTGGCCCTCCTGAAAAAGTACGGCCTGACCACCAGCCTGGACAGCAGCGTCAGCAACCCCAGCGTGCAGGCCGTCACGTACCCCTTTGACCCCAGCATCGTCTTTCCCGACAAGGTCGACCTGGTGAGCGCCATGACCTACAACGAGGTCGACCAGATCGTCGGGCTCGGCTACCCGCTGGACAAACTCCAGATCTTTCACGCCAGCGACTACGGCATCAACCTCCTGGAAGACCTGATGTTCACCACCGAACGCACCCTGAGCAACCGGAACTTCAAGGGCAGCGGCCAGAGCGGGGAGGACATCGCCGCGAAACTCGTGCGCGCCACCCTGAAAGGCTGGAACTACGCCGTGAAGAACCAGAAGGAAGCCGTGCAGATCGTCCTGGTGAACTGCGGAAACACCTGCAAGGGCTCCGGCACGCGCTCAAGTGCCGCGAGTCACCAGACCTGGCAGATGGCCGAAGTCGCCAAACTGTACAGCGCCGGCCCGACCCTCAAGGGCCGCGCCGGGTACCTCGACCCCGCCACGTACCAGGCGAACGTCAGCCTGCTGAAAAACCTCGGGTTGCTCAAGAGCGATCCCAGCGCCGCCGCCGTCACGTACAAGGTGTGGGAGAAGGCCACCGGCAAGAAGTAA
- a CDS encoding Zn-dependent hydrolase, which produces MLDPHRTITELKALRALTGNEEGAQRVAFTDTWLQARAFLKERLDALPVQQHMDAAGNWWATLPGASDRALLIGGHLDSVPNGGWLDGCLNVLAGLEVLRRVNEQYDGRPPVTLKLVDWADEEGARFGRSLYGSSAACGHLDVQEVRTLRDRDGTTLEDALARVGVTLTDAPRAREELRSAAAYLELHIEQGPVLEGLDLPMGPVLGTVGVERHTLTFHGQAAHSGSTPMNVRRDAFLAAGRFGQHIYEIAERHGGVCTIGSVKTLPGIVTSVVETCELTLDQRHLDADHLAAMWREAQGGAQQFAQAAGCTVTFGDLWRIEPIPFHPELIEAAEASILGVTPRTHRLPSGPLHDAAEVARAGVPTVMLFVQSLRGISHNRIEDTREEHLALSVQALDNLTDRAIRWIQAQA; this is translated from the coding sequence ATGCTTGATCCGCACCGCACCATCACTGAACTCAAGGCCCTGCGCGCCCTGACCGGCAATGAGGAGGGCGCGCAGCGGGTGGCGTTCACTGACACCTGGCTGCAGGCCCGCGCGTTCCTGAAAGAACGCCTCGACGCCCTGCCCGTGCAGCAGCACATGGACGCCGCCGGCAACTGGTGGGCGACCCTGCCCGGAGCGTCCGACCGCGCCCTCCTGATCGGCGGGCACCTGGACTCTGTGCCGAACGGCGGGTGGCTCGACGGCTGCCTGAACGTCCTGGCGGGCCTGGAGGTGCTGCGCCGCGTGAACGAACAGTACGACGGGCGGCCCCCCGTCACCCTGAAACTCGTGGACTGGGCCGATGAGGAAGGTGCCCGCTTCGGCCGGAGTCTGTACGGCTCAAGCGCAGCGTGCGGGCACCTTGACGTTCAGGAGGTCCGCACCCTCCGCGACCGGGACGGCACGACCCTGGAAGACGCCCTGGCCCGCGTGGGCGTGACCCTCACGGACGCCCCGCGTGCCCGCGAGGAACTGCGGAGCGCCGCGGCGTACCTGGAACTGCACATTGAGCAGGGGCCTGTGCTTGAAGGCCTGGACCTCCCCATGGGACCCGTGCTGGGCACGGTGGGGGTCGAGCGGCACACCCTGACGTTTCACGGACAGGCGGCCCACAGCGGCAGCACCCCCATGAACGTCCGCCGGGACGCGTTCCTTGCGGCCGGGCGGTTCGGGCAGCACATCTACGAGATTGCCGAACGGCACGGTGGGGTGTGCACCATCGGCAGCGTGAAAACCCTGCCGGGCATCGTGACGAGCGTCGTGGAGACCTGCGAACTCACGCTCGACCAGCGGCACCTGGACGCGGACCACCTCGCCGCCATGTGGCGCGAGGCGCAGGGGGGCGCGCAGCAGTTCGCCCAGGCCGCCGGATGCACCGTCACCTTCGGGGACCTGTGGCGCATTGAACCGATTCCGTTTCATCCGGAGCTGATCGAGGCGGCCGAAGCCAGCATTCTGGGTGTCACGCCCCGCACGCACCGCCTCCCCAGCGGCCCACTGCACGACGCGGCCGAAGTGGCGCGGGCCGGCGTGCCCACCGTCATGCTGTTCGTGCAGAGCCTGCGCGGCATCAGCCACAACAGGATCGAGGACACCCGCGAGGAGCACCTCGCCCTGAGCGTCCAGGCGCTCGACAACCTGACCGACCGCGCCATCCGCTGGATTCAGGCGCAGGCATGA
- a CDS encoding PucR family transcriptional regulator, which produces MTPARLEDPMLPTLTELLTLPAFAGAEVVSGHAHLHEPVTWVHVSEVADAARFLTGGELLLTTGSLLASMNDAEQDAFIASLAQRGAHGLALELVQVFRDVPPALLGASRLYGLPLLVFREEVSFAALTRAAHARILHRAAPALDPGLAPLLDALAETGRSVAFLRAQLGPLLSLPARPRSTLLGTLDALLNTNFNMAETARRLSVRRQTVYYRLEQLRAMLPDLDDPRRQLGLHLALEITRTEAGEAISHLSGDRRAP; this is translated from the coding sequence ATGACCCCCGCCCGACTGGAGGACCCGATGCTGCCCACCCTGACTGAACTGCTGACCCTGCCGGCCTTCGCGGGCGCGGAGGTCGTCAGCGGGCACGCGCACCTGCACGAACCGGTCACGTGGGTGCACGTCTCCGAGGTCGCGGACGCCGCCCGCTTCCTGACCGGTGGTGAACTGCTGCTGACCACCGGGTCGCTGCTGGCCTCCATGAATGACGCGGAGCAGGACGCGTTCATCGCTTCACTCGCCCAGCGCGGCGCGCACGGACTGGCACTGGAACTCGTGCAGGTGTTCCGGGACGTGCCGCCCGCGCTGCTGGGGGCCTCACGACTGTACGGCCTGCCCCTGCTGGTGTTCCGCGAGGAGGTGAGTTTCGCGGCCCTGACGCGCGCCGCGCACGCCCGCATCCTGCACCGCGCCGCGCCTGCACTTGACCCTGGCCTCGCGCCGCTGCTGGACGCCCTGGCCGAGACAGGACGCAGCGTGGCGTTCCTGCGCGCGCAGCTGGGCCCGCTGCTGTCCCTGCCCGCCCGGCCCCGGTCCACGCTGCTGGGAACCCTGGACGCCCTGCTGAACACCAATTTCAATATGGCCGAAACGGCCCGCCGGCTCAGCGTGCGCCGCCAGACGGTGTACTACCGGCTGGAGCAGCTGCGCGCCATGCTGCCCGACCTGGACGACCCGCGGCGGCAGCTGGGTCTGCACCTCGCGCTGGAAATTACCCGCACCGAGGCCGGCGAGGCCATCAGCCACCTCTCCGGGGACCGCCGCGCGCCGTGA